A single genomic interval of Lathyrus oleraceus cultivar Zhongwan6 chromosome 7, CAAS_Psat_ZW6_1.0, whole genome shotgun sequence harbors:
- the LOC127104099 gene encoding uncharacterized protein LOC127104099, giving the protein MNPERKSIHNYKFVEPPLAVLRGLGARLDLTHKDAFKEKYGNLLGVLNTEVNVTAVHTLVQFYDPPLRFFTFQDYQLAPTLEEYSHILGIRIKNQGGIHGFTSKLLVDKAITFAEAGRWTTFNAHLALLIYGNMLFPNMEEFIDLAAIHIFLTQNPIPTLLADTYYSIHVRTQKKKGTIVYCTPLLYRWFISHLPSEGPFVENKDNLKWSQRIMSLKAEDIPWYSRVYDGVKLILNCGDFPNVPLLGVEEPELIKKIVKAWGWICPQGRGEMGKKNCITKEAYTSWVKSRVSEVLLPFPLEPSMNLQSSELENQPNPDMDELKKVIKTLEKENADLKSKLAKISLEKETLKFNLNQKRDRVRQADDEVQTEVFKRLKVGDTLKGTYACLTTKKKQLAEAQYRAGKAELEHMEQMKKLQSLLEACKKELKDERSRNK; this is encoded by the exons ATGAATCCCGAGAGGAAGAGCATCCATAATTACAAGTTTGTGGAACCTCCATTGGCTGTGTTGAGAGGACTTGGGGCACGTTTAGACCTGACTCACAAAGACGCCTTCAAGGAAAAGTATGGTAACCTACTGGGAGTTCTGAATACCGAGGTAAACGTCACCGCTGTTCACACCTTGGTACAGTTCTACGATCCACCACTAAGGTTCTTTACTTTCCAAGACTATCAGCTAGCGCCGACACTGGAAGAGTATTCTCATATTTTGGGTATCAGGATAAAGAACCAG GGTGGAATCCATGGTTTCACCTCTAAGCTTCTCGTAGACAAAGCTATCACTTTCGCTGAAGCTGGAAGATGGACGACCTTCAACGCCCATCTAGCTTTACTCATCTATGGGAATATGTTGTTTCCGAATATGGAAGAGTTCATAGACTTGGCTGCTATTCACATCTTCTTGACTCAGAACCCGATTCCTACTCTTCTTGCTGATACTTACTATTCCATTCACGTAAGGACCCAGAAGAAGAAAGGGACTATCGTCTATTGCACCCCTTTACTGTATAGATGGTTTATTTCGCATCTACCCAGTGAAGGTCCTTTCGTTGAGAATAAAGATAATCTGAAGTGGTCCCAGAGGATCATGTCCTTAAAAGCCGAAGACATCCCTTGGTATTCTCGAGTGTATGATGGCGTCAAGCTCATCCTCAATTGTGGGGAttttcctaatgtgcctcttcttg GAGTTGAAGAGCCAGAGTTGATCAAGAAGATTGTCAAAGCTTGGGGGTGGATTTGTCCTCAAGGAAGAGGAGAGATGGGTAAGAAGAATTGTATCACCAAGGAAGCTTACACCAGTTGGGTCAAGAGCAGAGTTAGTGAGGTCTTATTGCCGTTTCCGCTTGAACCATCCATGAACCTCCAATCTTCCGAGCTAGAGAACCAACCAAATCCTGATATGGATGAATTGAAGAAGGTTATCAAGACCCTAGAGAAAGAGAATGCCGATCTCAAATCCAAGCTTGCTAAAATCTCATTGGAGAAAGAGACCTTGAAATTcaatctgaatcagaagagggACCGAGTTCGCCAAGCTGATGATGAGGTACAAACCGAGGTTTTCAAAAGACTCAAAGTGGGTGACACCCTCAAAGGGACTTATGCCTGTCTGACGACCAAAAAGAAGCAGTTAGCTGAAGCCCAATACCGAGCTGGTAAAGCAGAATTAGAACACATGGAGCAAATGAAGAAACTTCAAAGCCTGCTAGAAGCTTGTAAGAAGGAGTTGAAGGATGAAAGAAGCCGCAATAAATAG